A single window of Leopardus geoffroyi isolate Oge1 chromosome D4, O.geoffroyi_Oge1_pat1.0, whole genome shotgun sequence DNA harbors:
- the LOC123592766 gene encoding interferon alpha-like, translating to MQNEKQKTKVGSKRRFRKCKLLCSHLGGVHKGRYSENLEPRVTESPTPARPTASARSPMALPSSFLVALVALGCNSVCSLGCDLPQTHGLLNRRALTLLGQMRRLPASSCQKDRNDFAFPQDVFGGDQPHKAQALSVVHVTNQKTFHFFCTEASSSAAWNTTLLEEFCTGLDRQLTRLEACVMQEVGEGEAPLTNEDSILRNYFQRLSLYLQEKKYSPCAWEIVRAEIMRSLYSSTALQKRLRSEK from the coding sequence atgcaaaatgaaaaacagaaaacaaaagtaggAAGTAAGAGGAGATTCAGAAAATGCAAACTCTTGTGTTCCCATTTAGGAGGTGTGCACAAGGGAAGATATTCAGAGAACCTAGAGCCACGGGTCACAGAGTCGCCCACCCCAGCCAGGCCAACAGCATCTGCAAGATCCCCAATGGCGCTGCCCTCTTCCTTCTTGGTGGCCCTGGTGGCGCTGGGCTGCAACTCCGTCTGCTCTCTGGGCTGTGACCTGCCTCAGACCCACGGCCTGCTGAACAGGAGGGCCTTGACGCTCCTGGGACAAATGAGGAGACTCCCTGCCAGCTCCTGCCAGAAGGACAGAAATGACTTCGCCTTCCCCCAGGACGTGTTTGGTGGAGACCAGCCCCACAAGGCCCAAGCCCTCTCTGTGGTGCACGTGACGAACCAGAAGACCTTCCACTTCTTCTGCACAGAGGCGTCCTCGTCTGCTGCTTGGAACACCACCCTCCTGGAGGAATTCTGCACGGGACTTGATCGGCAGCTGACCCGCCTGGAAGCCTGTGTCatgcaggaggtgggggagggagaggctccCCTCACGAACGAGGACTCCATCCTGAGGAACTACTTCCAAAGACTCTCCCTCTACCTGCAAGAGAAGAAATACAGCCCTTGTGCCTGGGAGATCGTCCGAGCAGAAATCATGAGATCCTTGTATTCATCAACAGCCTTGCAGAAAAGATTAAGGAGCGAGAAATGA
- the LOC123592622 gene encoding interferon alpha-like — translation MALPFSFLVALVALGCNSVCSLGCDLPQTHGLLNRRALTLLGQMRRLPASSCQKDRNDFAFPQDVFGGDQPHKAQALSVVHVMNQKIFHFFCTEASSSAAWNTTLLEEFCTGLDRQLTRLEACVMQEVGEGEAPLTNEDSILRNYFQRLSLYLREKKYSPCAWEIVRAEIMRSLYYSSIALQKRLRSEK, via the coding sequence ATGGCGCTGCCCTTTTCCTTCTTGGTGGCCCTGGTGGCGCTGGGCTGCAACTCCGTCTGCTCTCTGGGCTGTGACCTGCCTCAGACCCACGGCCTGCTGAACAGGAGGGCCTTGACGCTCCTGGGACAAATGAGGAGACTCCCTGCCAGCTCCTGCCAGAAGGACAGAAATGACTTCGCCTTCCCCCAGGACGTGTTTGGTGGAGACCAGCCCCACAAGGCCCAAGCCCTCTCTGTGGTGCACGTGATGAACCAGAAGATCTTCCACTTCTTCTGCACAGAGGCGTCCTCGTCTGCTGCTTGGAACACCACCCTCCTGGAGGAATTCTGCACGGGACTTGATCGGCAGCTGACCCGCCTGGAAGCCTGTGTCatgcaggaggtgggggagggagaggctccCCTCACGAACGAGGACTCCATCCTGAGGAACTACTTCCAAAGACTCTCCCTCTACCTGCGAGAGAAGAAATACAGCCCTTGTGCCTGGGAGATCGTCAGAGCAGAAATCATGAGATCCTTGTATTATTCATCAATAGCCTTGCAAAAAAGATTAAGGAGCGAGAAATGA